The Prunus persica cultivar Lovell chromosome G7, Prunus_persica_NCBIv2, whole genome shotgun sequence genome has a segment encoding these proteins:
- the LOC18770950 gene encoding uncharacterized protein LOC18770950, giving the protein MRKLCPNIDKEDGLETVLEVPIPEEMFTSMGSNVQLRLQNMMAWMKAQTSDKWSAPVIAGRLNELRFLLYLVGSPLIPLQVQLGHSIHRPVRDSSIQASTAKYIVQQYTAATGGQAALNSVNSMCVTGEVKISASDFQQGDVSLEVKRSSAESGGFLLWQKNPDLWCLELVVSGCKVICGSNGKLSWRHSSNQQTPISQGPPRPLRRFLQGLDPRATANLFADAMCIGEKIINDDDCFILKLDTSPAIREAQSGPNYEIIHHTIWGYFSQRSGLLVQFEDSRLLRMTNKADDTDVFWETSAESVIQDYKYVDSVNIAHSGRTRVKVFRYGERSANHKREMEETWKIEEVDFNIWGLTMESFLPPADIKKQG; this is encoded by the exons ATGAGGAAGCTTTGTCCAAATATTGATAAAGAAGATGGCCTTGAGACTGTTCTTGAGGTCCCTATACCAGAAGAGATGTTCACAAGCATGGGAAGCAATGTGCAGTTGCGATTGCAAAACATGATGGCATGGATGAAGGCTCAAACCTCCGACAAATGGTCGGCGCCAGTCATCGCGGGACGGTTGAATGAGCTACGGTTCTTGCTTTACCTTGTAGGCTCTCCTCTTATCCCTCTTCAAGTTCAGTTGGGTCATTCCATCCACCGTCCAGTTAGAGATTCTTCCATT CAAGCTTCAACAGCCAAATACATAGTGCAACAGTACACCGCTGCAACGGGAGGCCAAGCAGCATTGAACTCGGTGAACAGCATGTGTGTGACAGGCGAGGTTAAGATCAGTGCGTCGGATTTTCAACAAGGGGACGTGAGCCTGGAGGTGAAAAGGAGCTCGGCCGAGAGCGGCGGCTTCTTGCTGTGGCAAAAGAACCCGGACTTATGGTGCTTAGAGCTTGTTGTTTCTGGCTGCAAGGTCATCTGTGGAAGCAATGGCAAGCTTTCATGGCGGCATTCCTCTAACCAACAAACACCCATCTCTCAAGGCCCCCCTAGACCCTTGCGCCGTTTTCTtcag GGTTTGGACCCAAGGGCCACGGCCAATTTATTCGCGGATGCAATGTGCATCGGCGAAAAGATCATCAACGACGACGACTGCTTCATCCTCAAGCTGGACACAAGCCCAGCAATTCGAGAGGCACAGAGCGGCCCAAACTACGAGATAATCCACCACACAATATGGGGATACTTCAGCCAGCGCTCGGGGCTCCTCGTACAATTCGAAGACTCGAGGCTGCTGAGGATGACCAACAAAGCGGACGACACAGATGTGTTCTGGGAGACGAGCGCTGAGTCTGTGATACAAGATTACAAGTACGTTGACTCCGTCAACATTGCTCACAGTGGGAGAACTAGGGTCAAGGTTTTCAGATATGGCGAGCGGTCTGCAAACCACAAGAGGGAGATGGAGGAGACGTGGAAGATCGAAGAGGTGGATTTTAATATTTGGGGTTTGACCATGGAGAGCTTTTTGCCTCCTGCTGACATAAAGAAGCAAGGGTGA
- the LOC109950177 gene encoding uncharacterized protein LOC109950177, protein MMEDSSIVRIDRKTSIVRIDRKTSIESEPRTLGFDKIQFAREAARYVLKTKNIEEAMRIFTEGLVPVASSINQNGDEMMDSVEDLEYSEDNYIRPQGPRDCVSAPF, encoded by the exons ATGATGGAAGATTCATCAATCGTACGGATTGATAGGAAAACATCAATCGTACGGATTGATAGGAAAACATCAATAGAAAGTGAGCCAAGAACGCTGGGGTTTGATAAAATTCAGTTTGCAAGG GAGGCAGCTAGGTATGTgttgaaaacaaagaatatAGAAGAAGCAATGCGCATTTTCACAGAG GGTTTGGTGCCAGTGGCGAGTTCGATTAACCAAAATGGTGACGAAATGATGGATTCGGTTGAGGATCTTGAGTACTCAGAAGATAATTATATAAGACCACAAGGGCCGAGGGACTGTGTCTCAGCGCCTTTTTAA
- the LOC18771387 gene encoding uncharacterized protein LOC18771387: protein MKDEDGLPTSTTASAKKESSDSSVVLGKGRYKFWALAAILLLAFWSMFTGTVTLRWSAGNLNRLSDDLDSPIRDDLDVLEMEEREKVVKHMWDVYTNSRRIRLPRFWQEAFEAAYEELTSDVPGVREEAITEIAKMSVRSVDLDPPPVQSASAREFSKTLKQAEKGRELATSTGSGR from the exons ATGAAGGATGAGGATGGCCTTCCAACGTCGACGACGGCCAGCGCGAAGAAGGAGAGCTCGGATTCGAGTGTAGTACTCGGGAAAGGCAGGTACAAGTTTTGGGCTTTGGCTGCGATTTTGTTGCTCGCGTTTTGGTCCATGTTCACCGGCACCGTCACGCTCCGGTGGTCCGCCGGCAACCTCAATCGGCTCTCCGACGACCTAGACTCTCCTATTCGCGACGATCTCGATGTCCTT GAAATGGAGGAGAGGGAGAAGGTGGTGAAGCACATGTGGGATGTGTACACTAACAGCCGTCGGATCAGACTGCCCAGGTTCTGGCAAGAGGCATTTGAGGCTGCCTATGAGGAGTTAACCAGTGACGTCCCTGGTGTTCGAGAAGAAGCCATAACCGAGATCGCTAAAATGTCCGTGCGCTCTGTCGATCTCGATCCGCCTCCTGTACAATCTGCA AGTGCACGGGAGTTTAGTAAGACTCTGAAGCAGGCAGAGAAAGGTAGAGAACTGGCGACCTCGACAGGGAGCGGTCGATGA